The DNA sequence TTCACGAGGTCCCGGAACTCGGTCAGAGCCTTCCGCGCCCGCTCCGTCATGCCGGAGGGCAGCTCGTCGAGAGCCGCGAGGAGTGAGAGGTCCTTCTCCGCCGCGTGGGCCTCGAGCGCCTCCAGCGTCGCCGCGCCCACGCCGCGCGCCGGCACGTTCACGACCCGGCGGAATGAAACCCCGTCCGCCGGGTTCCGCGCAAGCCGCAGGTACGCGAGGAGATCCTTGATCTCGGCCCGCTCGTAGAACTTCGTCCCGCCGACGAGGATGTACGGCAGGTTCCCGCGCAGAAGCTCGTCTTCGAACGGACGGGACTGCGCGTTCGTGCGGAAGAGGACCGCCACTTCGCCCTGCGGCCGGGCGCGCCGCGCCGCGGCGACACGCGCGACGATCTCGCGGGCCTCGTCGCGCTCCTCGTCGAACGCCACGAGCCGCACCTTCTCCCCGCCCGTCTTCGTGGCCTTGAGCGTCTTCCCGAGTCGGCGTTTGTTCTCGGCGACGACGGCGCCCGCGGCCTTCAGGATCGGCGCCGTCGAGCGGTAGTTGCGCTCGAGGCGGACCGTCTTCGCCGTCGGGAAGTCGCGCGTGAACTCCAGGATGTTCGAGACGTCCGCCCCGCGCCAGCGGTAGATGGACTGGTCCTCGTCGCCCACGACGAAGAGGTTCCCGGCCTCGCCCGTAACGAGCTTCACGAGCTTCGCCTGGACGCGGTTCGTGTCCTGGTACTCGTCGACGAGGAGGTGCCGGATGCTGCGGCGGAGGAGATCGCGCACCTTCTCGTTCGACCCGACGAGCTTCGCCGAGAGGACGAGGAGGTCGTCGAAATCGAGGGCCTGCGACGCCCGGAGCGTCTTCTCGTAGCGGCGCGCCACGTCCGCGAGGCGCGAGCCGAGGAAGTCGCCGAAGCGGCGCGGGAAGTCGTCCGGGGAGATGCCCTCGTTCTTGGCCGCGGAGATCTTCGACTGGATCTGGCGCGGGGTCGCCGACTTCTCCGGAATCGCGACCTCCTTCATGACGCGCTTGACGACGGCGAGCTGGTCGTCAGAGTCGAAGACGACGAAGCCGCGCGGGAGGCCCGCCTCGTCCGCGAAACGGCGCAGAAGGCGCACGCCCCAGGAGTGGAACGTCCCGACGTACGAGCGCGGGCGCTCGGTGCCGAGGAGGTTCGCGACGCGCTCCTTCATCTCGCCGGCGGCCTTGTTCGTGAACGTGACCGCGACGATCCCCTCCTGCGGGACGCCGTGCGCGACGAGCCACGCGAGGCGGCGCGTCAGGACGCGCGTCTTCCCCGAGCCGGCCCCCGCGAGGACGAGGAGCGGCCCTTCGCCGTGCGAGACGGCGGCGGCCTGTTCGGGATTGAGGCCTTCGAGGAGATCTTCCGGGCGGGCGACCAAGGGGCGCGATGGTAGCGCAGGCGCTGGGCCCGTGCAGGTTGCTCATGGCGCCGGAGGTCGAAGAGAAGAATTCTTAGAAAGGTGGCCGAATCGGCGGGCACTTCCTAAGGACCGAGGACCGTCATGCACATCCGCCGGCGAACCCTTCGCGGGCTCTTTCCCCTCTCTCTTCTCCTTCTCCTCTTCGCCGCTCCCGCCCTTTCGCAGAACATCCTCGTGAATCCCGGGTTCGACCGGGACGTCGCGGGCTGGACGCCCCGGACCTACTCGTATCCCGACCCGACGCACGGGGACGCTTCCGCGACTTGGACGGCGACCGATGCGACGGGCAGCGCGGCATCCGGCGGGCTTGCGCTCCATGCGACGACGGGATACCACCAGATCGCGCAGCTTTCGCTGGATCAGTGCTTCGACACGTCGGCAGGCCGCCTCGTCTCCTTCGGCGCGAAGTTCCTGACGACCCGTCAGTTCGGGGAATCGAGCGCGTCCGTCGACGTCGCGTTCTTCGACTCGCCAGCCTGCGGCGGGTCCCAGCTCGGCTCCGCGCAGGCAACGTCCTCCGGACTCGTCGGCTACCCCGAAATGAGCTCGCAGGGCCTCTGGTTGCCGGCCTCCGCGGCGGTCCTCTCGTCACCCGGCAGCCGCTCGATGCGCGTCAGTGTCACCGCTAGCTCCGTTGGGGTCGGGTACTACGGGTCCGGCTACGTCGACGCGATCGCGGACGATGTCTATGCGACGACAGCACCCGCTACGCTGACCTCGTCGATCCTCCCGTCCGCCGCCTGGGTCCACGGGGCCGGAGGCATCTGGTGGTCGACGCAGATCTGGCTGTCCAACCCCGGAGCAACCGACGCCACGGTCAAGCTCAAATGGCTCGGCCACGACGCGGACGGACGCGGGGGCCCCGAGTTCACGTACGTCGTTCGTGCTGGTGAGATCGTCGCCCCCAACTTGTGGTCGTCGCTGTGGTTTCCCGAGGACTATGGCGCGATCCTCGTGACCTCGTCGTCGCCGTCGGTGTTTCTCCAGAGCGAGACCTCAACTTCGAGCCCCAGCGGCGGCACTGTGGGCCAGGCTCTCCCGGCGTTCGGCCCCGCCGACTTTGCGGGCGCGACGCCGAGGACGCTCGTGCCCATCCGCGAGAACACCTCCTTCCGCACGAACCTCGTCCTCTCGAACGCCACCGAGGCGCCGCTCACGGCTCACGTCGTCCTGTATGCGGCCGACGGAACGCAGATCGGCTCGCGCAACATCGACCTCCCGCCCCTCGGCATGACGCAAATCAACCGCGTCGCCTCGGCCCTCGGCGCGGCGACGCTCGACGCGGGTCGCATCGCGGTTTCGACGCCCACGCCCGGCGGCCTCGTCGCGGCCTATGCCTCCATCATCGACAACGTCACGAATGACCCACGCACACTCCTGCCGCAGGATGTCAGCCCCTCTACGCCAGGACCGTGGCTCATACAGTCCGCCGCGTCGACCTTCGGCAGCGGTGGTAGCCACTGGACAACTGACCTGACGCTTGCAAACGCTTGGACCTCTGACGCAACCACCTACTTCAGGTGCTTCGCCTCGTCAGGCGGCGCCATCAACTGGGTCAGAGCCGTTTCCGCAGGCGAGACCTTGACGATTCGCGACCCGCTCGGGCCAGGGCCCCTCCTGGGGACCGATCCACATTACTACCACTTCGCGGAGCATTGCCGTCACGGCGGAAACCTCGACGCCGACCGCCGGGGGCGGGACGGTCGGCCAGACCGTCGCCGTGGTGCGTGCGGCCGACCTCATCGGCGCCGCGCCACGGTCCATCGTTCCGGTCCGCGACGACTCCCAATTCCGGACGAACCTCGTCCTTTCGAATGCCACCGAGTTATTTGTCACCGTCCACGTGGGGCTCTTCGACGTAAGCGGCGCCCTTCTCGGTTCGCGCGACGTGAACCTCTTTCCCCTCAGCGCGACGCAGATCGGTGGCGTCGGGTGGGCGCTCGCGGGAGCATCGGTCAATCTCGGCCGCATCTCCGTCTCGACGCCGACCCCCGGGGGCCTCGTCGCGGCCTACGCCTCCGTCATCGACAACGTCACGAACGACCCGCGGACCATCCTGCCGCGCTGACGCGGCGGGGCGTCACTCCACCGTGACGGACTTCGCGAGGTTGCGGGGCTGGTCGACGTCGCAGCCGCGGCGGCGGGCGACGTGGTACGCGAGGAGTTGGAGCGGGACGACGGAGACGACGGGCTGGAGTGCCGGGTGGACCTTCGGCATCACGAGAACCTCGTCCGCGAACGTCGAGACGTCCGCGTCGCCGGGATTCACGAGCGCGAAGAGGATTCCCGCGCGCGCCTTGACCTCCCGGAGGTTCGACGCCGTCTTCTCGTAGAGCGCGTCCATGGGCGCGATCCCGACGATCGGCATCGCCTCGTCGATGAGCGCGATCGGCCCGTGCTTCATCTCGCCGGCGGGATAGCCCTCGGCGTGGATGTACGAGATCTCCTTGAGCTTGAGCGCGCCCTCGAGCGCGATCGGGTAGTGCGCGCCGCGCCCGAGGAAGAGCGCGTGGGAGACCTTCTCGAACCGGGCGGAGAGCTTCTCGATCGCGGGCTCGAGCGCGAGCGTCTCGCGGAGCGCCGCCGGGAGGCGCGCGAGCGCCGTCAGGAAGTCCTCGTCGACGGGCGTCTCCTGGCCCTTCCCGCCCGACCGCACGGCCCTCACGTAAAGCGCGAAGAGGACGAGCGCGACGAGCTGCGTCGTGAACGCCTTCGTCGAGGCGACCCCGACTTCCGGCCCCGCGTGCGTCGCGAGGACGCCGTCCACGAGACGCGCGATCGCCGAGCCGGGCACGTTCACGACGCCGACCGTCCGGCCGCCGAGCGCCTTCGCCTCCTTGAGGGCCGCGACCGTGTCGGCCGTCTCGCCCGACTGCGAGATCCCGACGACGAGCGTCCGCGCGTCGACGAGCGGCGCGCGGTAACGGAACTCGGACGCGTAGTCCACGTCGGTCCTGACGCGCGCGATCTCCTCCAGCAGGAACTTCGCGACGAGGCCGGCGTGCCAGCTCGTGCCGCAGGCCACGATCTGGATGCGGTCGATCTCGCGGAGGAGCGCTTTCGGGACGCCCATCTCCTCCTCGTTGAAGAGGCCCGTCTCGAGCGAGAGCTTGTTGCCGATCGTCTCGACGACGACCGTCGGCTGCTCGGCGATCTCCTTGGCCATGAAGTGCGGGTAGCCGCCCTTCTCGGCCGAGACCGCGTCCCACGGCACGCGGCTCGCGGGCCTCTCCCGCGGCGTTCCGTCGAAGCCGGTCACGGTGACGGCGTCGGCCGTGATCCGCGCGAGGTCCCCGTCCTCGAGGAAGATCAGGTCACGCGTGTGCGGGAGGAGCGCCGTCGCGTCCGACGCGACGAAGTTCTCGCCCTTTCCGATGCCGAGGACGATCGGCGGCCCCCACTTGAGCGCGTAGAGGACGCCCGGCTCGTCGGCCGAGAAGAGGACGAGCGCGTACATGCCCCTGAGGCCCGACACCGTCTCGCGCACGACCGTGGCGAAGGGCTTGCCCGGCGAGGCGCGGCGCGCCGCCGCGAGCGCGTGAGCGACGACCTCCGTGTCCGTCTCGGACAGGAATTCCACGCCCGCCTTCTGCAGGCCCTGCTTGAGCGGCAGGAAGTTCTCGATGATCCCGTTGTGGATGACGACGATCCGGCCGCTCGCGTCGCGATGCGGGTGGGCGTTCTCCTCGGACGGTCGGCCGTGCGTCGCCCAGCGCGTGTGCCCGATGCCGAACCGGCCGGGGGGCGGCGCGCTCGCGATCTTTTCCGTCAGGTTCCCGAGCTTGCCCTCGCTCCGGGCGACGCGCACCTGGCCGTCGTCCCCGACGACCGCGATGCCGGCCGAGTCGTAGCCGCGGTACTCGAGGCGCTTCAGCCCGTCGAGCAGAATCGGCGTCGCCTCGCGCGGGCCGACGTAGCCCACGATGCCGCACATCGCGTCAGCTCTTCTTCTTCCGCGCCCGGTAGGCCGCGCCGCCGCCCTCGAGGTTCCTCTGCGGGACGCGGGCGACGGCGAGGGCGTCCTTCGGGACGTCCTCCGTGACCGTCGTGCCGGCCCCGATGATCGCGCCGTCACCGACCGTCACGGGCGCGACGAGCTGCACGTCCGACCCGACGAACACGTCCGCGCCGATCGTCGTCCGGTGCTTCGCGAAGCCGTCGTAGTTGCACGTGATGACGCCCGCGCCCACGTTCGTGCGCGGGCCGATCTCCGTGTCGCCCAGGTACGTCAGGTGGTTCGCCTTGACGCCCGCGTGAAGCTTCGCCTTCTTCGTCTCGACGAAGTTCCCGACGTGGACGCCGGCGGCGAGATCCGTCCCCTCGCGCAAGCGCGCGAACGGCCCGACGATGCAGCCGTCGCCCACGACGGCAGACTCGATGACGGAGTAGGGCTTCACGGCCACGTTCTTCCCGAACACGCTGTCGCGGACCACGCAGCCCTGGCCGATGACGGTCCCGGGGCCCACCCGCGTCCTCCCGAGGAGCGTCACGAAGGGCTCGATCGTCGTGTCCGGCTCGAGGACGACGGTCTCGTCCAGCGTGACCGTCTCGGGGCGCAGGATCGTCGCCCCGCCGCGCATCGCCGCGACGGCGGCCCGCTCGCGGAGGAGCCGGTCCACGACGGCGAGGTCCTCGCGAGAGTTGACCCCCAGCGCCGCCGCGGGATCGCCGGAGACCGTGACCACCTTGCGCTTTGCCTTCAGCGCGAGCGAGAGCACGTCCGTGAGATAGAACTCGGATTGGGAGTTCTTTGAGGTGAGGAGGGGAAGGGACTTATCCAGAAATGCACGGTCGAACGCATACGTCCCGGTGTTGATCTCGGAAATCTTCTTCTCACGACTCGAAGAATCTTTCTCTTCTCTTATCCGAACAAAGGACTTCTTCTTGTCCCGCACGATGCGCCCGTAGCCCGTGGGGTTCGCGAGCGTCGCCGTCAGGACGGCGACCGCGGCCTTCTTGTCCTTGGCGAGCGCGTCGACGAGCGCCTTCACCGCGCCTGCCTCGAGGAGCGGCACGTCGCCCGACAGCACGACGACCGTCTTCGCCTTGCCGAACGCGCCCGCGGCGGCCGCGGCGCGCACCGCGTCGCCCGTGCCGCGCGGGGGATCCTGGATCGCGATCCTCACCCGAGGATGATTCGCCGCGAGAAAAGCGCCGACCGTCGCTCTTTCATTCGAAGAATCTCTTTCCGCGTCCTTCTTCGAAATCACGACGACGACTTTCGCGGGATCGCCCGCGACGGCGAACGCCGTGTCGAGCGCGCGGTCGAGGAGCGGCCGGCCCGCCGCCTCGTGGAGCACCTTCGGCCGCGACGACCTCATCCTCACGCCGCGGCCTGCGGCCAGGAGGACGACGGAGGTCACACGCCTCCCGCGACGAGCTCCGTGAACCCCTGCGTGCCGCGCAGGACCGAGAGGTCCGCCTCGAGGCGCGCCTGGATGCGATTCTGGTCGTCGGCCGCGATCGCCCTCTTGAGCGCCTGGAGCGCCTGCTCGGCGTCCCCCTGCAGCGCGAAGCAGCACGCCGCGAGGTAGTGGCCGCGCCCGTCTCCGTCCTTCTTGCCCGCGTTTTTCTTGAGCAGCTCGAGGGCCTTCTCGACGTTGCCGCGGTTCTTCTCGAACACGGCGGCGTGGTAGATCTCCTCCGGACTGTCCCCGGCGGAGGCCTTGCCCTTCTTCCCGTTGCGGCACGCCGTCAGGTACATGCGCGCGCGGTCGAGGAATTCCTTCTCGTCGGGATGCTTCACGATGAGGTCCTCGAACTTCCGGGCCGCCTCGTCGAAGTGCCGCCTGTGGAAGAGGTCGATGGCCTTCTCGTACTCCTTGCGCGTCGCGGACGACTCGCGCACCGCTTCCTTGAGCGATGCCGGCGCCTTGCGCGTCTTGTCGGGCTCGTGTGCGACGAGCTTGAGCTGCTTGACCTTCTTCCCGAGATCCTCGAGTGAGAGGCCCAGCTTGCGCGAGAGCGTCTGGGAGTCCATGCGCCCGTAGTTGGCCTTGAGCCACCGGGCGTCGTCTTCGGTCCACTTGCTTTTGTTGGTCAAGGGCCCTCCGGGGAAGCGGGCCAGAGGCCCGCAAGGACGGTGGATTCTGGTTACGTCTTCGTGATCCGTCAAGGGCCGCCAAAACGCGATAGCCTGACGCCGGTGTACGAGCTGCCGGTCTTCTGCACGCAGTGCGCGCGGAAGCTCGAATCGAAGGAACTGGGCCCGGGGCGCAGCGTGCCGGTGTGCCCGGCCTGCGGCGCGGTGCACTGGATCGACCCGAAGGTCGCCGCGGGCGTCCTGATCGTCCGCGACGAGCGCGTCCTCCTCGTCAAGCGCGCGATCGAGCCCGGCTACGGCAAGTGGACGTTCCCGGGCGGCCACGTGGACCGGGGCGAAACCGTCGAGGAGGCGGCCCTGCGCGAGACGCTCGAGGAGTGCGGCGCGATCGCCGACCTCGACGGGCTCCTCGGCCTCTTCTCGTATCCGGGCCGGCCCGTCGTCGTGGCGGTCTACCGCGGGCTCCTCGCCCCCGGCAGCCGCGAGCCGCACGCGGGCGACGAGACGCTCGAGGTCGGGTGGTTCACGCCGGAGGAGGCTGCCGGCCTCGACCTCGCCTTCCAGTCGGTCGCCGACGCCCTGACGAAACTCTTCCTTCGTCCGTACGTTCTCTGAAGGGAATGGGCGGGCGCCCTTTCGGCATCCACGGAGGGGAGACCCCGCGTATCCCTTCTGGAGACCACATGCGCCGCAACGCCCGATTCCTCCTGCCCCTCCTCGGCCTCGTCCTCTTCTCGTCTCTCGCCCGCGCGGAAGAGCCCACGCAGGCTACGCCGCCGGCGCCGGCCGGCCTCGCGAAGGCGACGTTCGCGGGCGGCTGCTTCTGGTGCATGCAGGGGCCTTACGACGCCGTCCCGGGCGTCGTCTCCACGACCGTGGGCTACACGGGCGGCAAGAAGGCCGGCGCCACCTACCACGAGGTCGGGGCGGGCGGCACGGGCCACCGCGAGGCCATCGAGGTCGTCTTCGACCCGAAGAAGGTCTCGTACGAGAAGCTCCTCGACGTCTTCTGGCACAACGTCGACCCCACGTACGCGGGCGGCCAGTTCTGCGACTCGGGCTTCTCGTACACGACCGCGATCTTCGTCCACGACGACGCGCAGCGCGCGGCGGCCGAGGCCTCCATGAAGGCGCTCGAGGCCTCGAAGGTGCTGAAGGCGCCGATCGTGACCGAGATCGTGAAGGCGGGACCCTTCTGGAAGGCCGAGGAGTATCACCAGAGCTATTACAAGAAGAACCCGGTCCGGTACAACTTCTACCGCTCCGGCTGCGGCCGCGACTCGCGGCTCAAGCAGTTGTGGGGCGACAAGGCCGGCAGCCACTGACCCGGGGATTCGGATTCGGATTTCTTAGAAGGTGAATGCGCGGGCACACTTCTAAGAAATCTTTGTCTTCTTGAAGAAGTGCGACCCGAACTTCGCCGGCACCCACCGCGGGACGAGCTTGCCCGCCGCGATCCAAAGCCGGTCGAGCGGGTGCGTCACGACGACCGCTTTCTTCTTCCGCACGGCCTCGAGGCCCATCTTCGCCACCGCCTCCGGCGTCATCTCGGGGAACGGCGTGTCCTTCCCTTCCTTCATTCCCGCGACGGCGGCGAAGTTCGTCTTCGTGAATCCCGGGCAGAGGCACGTCACGGTCACGCCGAACGGCTTCGCCTCCTCGTGCAGCGCCTCTGTGAAGTTCAGGATGAAGGCCTTGCTCGCGCCGTAGAGCGAGAAATACGGCGTCGGGTAGAAGGCCGACGTCGAGGAGATGTTCAGGATCGCCCCCGCGCCCCGCGCCTTCATCGCGACGAGGAACCGGTGCGTGAGCTCCGCCGTCGCGACGACGTTCAGCTCGAGCAGCGCGTGCACCCTCTCGAACGGCAGATCGGTCTCGGGTCCGTTCAGGCCGAATCCCGCGTTGTTCACGAGGAGCGCGACGTGCCGCCCCGCGCCCTCCGTCGCGTTCCACATGGCGTCACGCCCTTCCGGCGTCGCGAGATCGGCCGCGAGGACTTCCGCGCGGCCCCCCCGCCCGGCGTTCAGCCCGGTCGCGAGCGCCTCCAGCCTGTCCCCCGAACGGGAGACGAGCAGGACCGGCCGGCCCTCGGCCGCAAGCTCGCGCGCGAACGCGGCGCCGATTCCGGACGACGCGCCCGTGACGACGGCGAGGCCGCTGTCCTTCACTTCTTTTCCTTCGGGCGCACCACCTCGGCGACGCGGTAGCCGAGCAGGCTCCGCATCGCGTGCGCGGGGGCGAAGACGTCCGCCGGCGGCGAGGAGGCCGCCTGCGGCAGCGCCGCGAGGACGAGCGCGGGAGAGCTCCCGTCGAGGACGACGTACGCCGCGAACCAGTCACGCGCGCCGAGTGCGGGGACCCTCACGTCCTCGCCATCGACGCGCAGGGCGAACGGGGCGGGCGGCCCGGCCGTCCAGACCCCCGGACGGCCCGCGCCCCCCGAGGAAAGTTCGATCGCGCGGCGCAGGAGCGTCGCGCCGGGCTCGCGCAGCGAGACCGCGGACGCCGCGAGCGGCACCGAAGCGCTGCCGCCGCCCTTGAGTTCGGAGCGGGCGTTCGTGGAGATCCAGAGCGCGGTGGACCCCGGGATCGTCGCGTTGCCCTCGGGCCACAGGCCGGGGAGGAGCAGCTCCGTCGCGGTCCCGAAGTCGGGGAAGGACAGCGTGCCTCCGACCTCGCGGGTCTCGTAGACGGCCTGGATTGCCGGCTCGGGCGTCGCGCCGCGCGGTGCGTTGGCCCTCGCCCGCGCCCAGTCCTCGCGGCGGCGCGCAGACTCGGCTTTCTCGACGCGCACCTGTCCCGTCCAGCTCAGGCGGAGTCTCCCCTTGTCGACCTCGAGGACCTCCACCTCGCGGCGCGCGAGGTCGGGCACGTCCCCGCCGTCGACGCCCGGCAGGTTCGGGACGAGCGTCAGCTCGAGGCCGGCTGCGAGCGGGATGCCGCCTTCCAGGACGGAGGGAGCCGACTGCGGAGCCGTCGCCTCGCGCGCGGGCGGCTTCCCGCACGCAGCGACGACGACGGCCGCGAGAAGGGCCGGGGCGGCGCGGCGCGGGAAGCGCATCGGCTCAGCGGTTCGCGGCGTCGTTCAGGCGCTCGTCGAGCGGGATCGGATAGATCGACGTCGCCGTGACCTTTTCCGTGCGAGGGCGCCACCGGTTGATCGACCCGATGAGGCGCGGATCCCCGGACACCGTCGACGGGACCTCGCGCTCGAAGTCGCCGCGGAAATCGAGGATCACGCGCGAGAGCCCGGCCTTGAGCGACGGCGCCTTCCAGTCGACGTTGCGCGGATCGGCGACGAACGCCTTCGCAGCGGCCTCGAGGCGGTCCTCGAGGTCCGCCGCGTCCCACGCGTCCTTCGCGAGCGGCGGCCCGCCGCGGCGCGCCTTCACGAGCGCGAAGTGGATGCGCGCGTCGGTGAAACGTTTCCACGCGAGCGACGAAATCTGGTTCAGGGAGAGCTCGCGCCCGCCGAAGACGTACTTCGTCTCGGAGTCGAACCTGTGCCCGATCTCCTTCAGGCTCTGGGGGCGGTTGAAGCGCAGGACGCCTCGAATCGCGCAGGCGTTGTAGGCGTTGATCCAGTACGCGAGCCGGTCCGGCTCCGTCGGGAAGAGGTGCGGGTGCGTCTCGGGCGAGACGCGCGCGACCTCGGCGAGGTACTGCTCGAGCGTCGACTCCTCGAGGGACGCCGCCGCGTAGTCGACGAGCCCGTCCTGGACGACCTTCTCGAGGAAGCGGCCGAAGATCCCGTGCGGAAACTTCCCGGCGGACGGGACGTCCGACTGCGCCTTCACGTTCGGGCGCACGGTCTCGCAGGAGGCGCCCATCAGCGCGAGAGACAGCGCCGCGCAGGCCGCCGCGGACAGGAAGCGTGCGTCCTTCATGGCGGCGTCAGCCGATGACGTCTTCCGTGCCGTCGACGCCGAGCACGTTGCCCGACAGCCAGACCGTCTCGGGCTTCGAGAGGGCGACGATCACGCGCGCGACGTCGTCGGGGGTCGTGAGCCGGCCGGCCGGGTGGATGGCGAGGCAGCGCTCGATCATCGCGGCGTTGTCGGGGATCTTGCGGAGAGCCGGCGTGTCCGTGACGCCCGCGCGGATCGCGTTGACGGCGATCTTCCGGGTCACGAGCTCGACCGCGAGCTGGCGGCAGTGGCTCTCGAGGGCGGCCTTCGCGGCCGAGACCGCGCCGTAGGACTTCCAGATGCGGTGCCCGCCGGAGGACGTCATCGCGAACACGTGCCCGCCCTCGGCGAGGAGGCCCCCCGCGAGAAGGTCCTGCACCCAGTAGACGAGCGAATGGGCCATGACGTCGAGCGTCATGTCCATCTGGGCGCGCACGATCCGGTCGGCGGGCGCGTCTGCGAGGAACGGCTTCAGCGTCCCGAACGCGAGCGAGTGAAGCACGACGTCGATTCCGGCCCGGCGCCCCTCGGCGTCGAGGACCTTCGTCATCTCCGCGATGGCCTCGGCGCGCTTCTCGTCGTCCGCGGCGTTCATGTTGAAGAAGAGCGCCCGCGATCCGGCGGCCGTGATCTCCCCCGTGATGCGCTCGACGTTGGGCTGCGTCGACTTGCGGTCGAGATGGACGCCGAAGACGTTCCGGCCCGCGCGGGCGAGGGCGAGGGACGTGCCTTCCCCGAATCCGGAGGAGGCCCCGAGAACGAGGGCCCACGAGCGGTTTGCCATGGGCCGGATGCTAGCAGGCCCGCCCCGCTATCCTCGTCCCCGGGAGACCGCCGTGTCCGTGCCGCCCGCCCCGGATTTCCGCGCGAGACTGCGCTCTCGGCCGCCGCTCGTTCTCGATGCGGCGCTGGGCACGGACCTCCTCGCCCGCGGCGCTCTTCTTCCCGCGCCGCTCTGGAGCGCGCAGGCCCTCCTCGACGCGCCGGAGCTCGTCGAGGCGATCCACCGGGAGAACGCGGAGGCAGGGGCCGACGTCCTCACGATCGCCAGCTTCCGGCTGCATGGAAGAAATCTAAGAGGATCTTTTTGCTCCCTCTCGCAGGCAGCTCATCGAAATCGCGGTGGCTCTGGCGCGCCGGGCAGGCGGACGGCCTTTGGATCGCCGGGTCTCTCGCACCTCTGTCTGACTGCTACCGGCCTGATCTCGTTCCGAAGCAAGAAGAAATTCTCTTCTCCGAGCACGCCGAGATGGCGGCGGCGCTCGCCGCCGCCGGCGTCGACCTCATCCTCGTCGAGACGATGAACACCGTGTGCGAGGCCGTGGCCGCCGCGCGCGGCGCGGTGGCCACGGGGCTGCCGGTCGTCGTCTCTTGCGTTACGGACGGAGGCGGCCGCCTGCTGTCCGGAGAGCCCGTCGAGGATTTCGCGCGCTCGCTTCTTTTGCTGCCTTCGCCGCCCGACGCCCTCGGCGTAAATTGCGTGGCCGCCCGCTCGCTCGCCGGCGACCTGACGCGCCTCGCGGCGGCGGCGCCCGGCGTTCCGCTTGCGGCCTATGGGAACGTCTTCTCGACACCGGTAGCGCCGGAGGACTACGTGGCTCACGCCACCGAATGGGTCCGCCTCGGCGCGCGCCTCGTCGGCGGCTGCTGCGGGACGACGACGGCGCACACGGCCGCGGTCGCCCGCTCGCTTCAGGGGAAGTAGCCCCGGATCGTCTTGGCGCGCAGCTTCGGGTCCTTGAGCTTCACCTCGATCGCGCGGAACTGGTTCTCGCCCTTCGTGGAGTTCGTGAGGTAGCGCAGGAAGTACTGCGAGCGCAGCTCCGTCTCGATCTTCCGGTAGACCTCCGGCAGGGCCGACGCCTTTCCGATGAAGAACGCCTCGGCCCCCGTGTCCGCGGCGAGCTCGTTCATCCGCCCCTTGATTCCCGTGTCGAGGAAC is a window from the Acidobacteriota bacterium genome containing:
- the glmS gene encoding glutamine--fructose-6-phosphate transaminase (isomerizing), translating into MCGIVGYVGPREATPILLDGLKRLEYRGYDSAGIAVVGDDGQVRVARSEGKLGNLTEKIASAPPPGRFGIGHTRWATHGRPSEENAHPHRDASGRIVVIHNGIIENFLPLKQGLQKAGVEFLSETDTEVVAHALAAARRASPGKPFATVVRETVSGLRGMYALVLFSADEPGVLYALKWGPPIVLGIGKGENFVASDATALLPHTRDLIFLEDGDLARITADAVTVTGFDGTPRERPASRVPWDAVSAEKGGYPHFMAKEIAEQPTVVVETIGNKLSLETGLFNEEEMGVPKALLREIDRIQIVACGTSWHAGLVAKFLLEEIARVRTDVDYASEFRYRAPLVDARTLVVGISQSGETADTVAALKEAKALGGRTVGVVNVPGSAIARLVDGVLATHAGPEVGVASTKAFTTQLVALVLFALYVRAVRSGGKGQETPVDEDFLTALARLPAALRETLALEPAIEKLSARFEKVSHALFLGRGAHYPIALEGALKLKEISYIHAEGYPAGEMKHGPIALIDEAMPIVGIAPMDALYEKTASNLREVKARAGILFALVNPGDADVSTFADEVLVMPKVHPALQPVVSVVPLQLLAYHVARRRGCDVDQPRNLAKSVTVE
- a CDS encoding SDR family oxidoreductase; protein product: MKDSGLAVVTGASSGIGAAFARELAAEGRPVLLVSRSGDRLEALATGLNAGRGGRAEVLAADLATPEGRDAMWNATEGAGRHVALLVNNAGFGLNGPETDLPFERVHALLELNVVATAELTHRFLVAMKARGAGAILNISSTSAFYPTPYFSLYGASKAFILNFTEALHEEAKPFGVTVTCLCPGFTKTNFAAVAGMKEGKDTPFPEMTPEAVAKMGLEAVRKKKAVVVTHPLDRLWIAAGKLVPRWVPAKFGSHFFKKTKIS
- the glmU gene encoding bifunctional UDP-N-acetylglucosamine diphosphorylase/glucosamine-1-phosphate N-acetyltransferase GlmU; this encodes MTSVVLLAAGRGVRMRSSRPKVLHEAAGRPLLDRALDTAFAVAGDPAKVVVVISKKDAERDSSNERATVGAFLAANHPRVRIAIQDPPRGTGDAVRAAAAAGAFGKAKTVVVLSGDVPLLEAGAVKALVDALAKDKKAAVAVLTATLANPTGYGRIVRDKKKSFVRIREEKDSSSREKKISEINTGTYAFDRAFLDKSLPLLTSKNSQSEFYLTDVLSLALKAKRKVVTVSGDPAAALGVNSREDLAVVDRLLRERAAVAAMRGGATILRPETVTLDETVVLEPDTTIEPFVTLLGRTRVGPGTVIGQGCVVRDSVFGKNVAVKPYSVIESAVVGDGCIVGPFARLREGTDLAAGVHVGNFVETKKAKLHAGVKANHLTYLGDTEIGPRTNVGAGVITCNYDGFAKHRTTIGADVFVGSDVQLVAPVTVGDGAIIGAGTTVTEDVPKDALAVARVPQRNLEGGGAAYRARKKKS
- a CDS encoding DUF547 domain-containing protein, with the translated sequence MKDARFLSAAACAALSLALMGASCETVRPNVKAQSDVPSAGKFPHGIFGRFLEKVVQDGLVDYAAASLEESTLEQYLAEVARVSPETHPHLFPTEPDRLAYWINAYNACAIRGVLRFNRPQSLKEIGHRFDSETKYVFGGRELSLNQISSLAWKRFTDARIHFALVKARRGGPPLAKDAWDAADLEDRLEAAAKAFVADPRNVDWKAPSLKAGLSRVILDFRGDFEREVPSTVSGDPRLIGSINRWRPRTEKVTATSIYPIPLDERLNDAANR
- a CDS encoding tetratricopeptide repeat protein, coding for MTNKSKWTEDDARWLKANYGRMDSQTLSRKLGLSLEDLGKKVKQLKLVAHEPDKTRKAPASLKEAVRESSATRKEYEKAIDLFHRRHFDEAARKFEDLIVKHPDEKEFLDRARMYLTACRNGKKGKASAGDSPEEIYHAAVFEKNRGNVEKALELLKKNAGKKDGDGRGHYLAACCFALQGDAEQALQALKRAIAADDQNRIQARLEADLSVLRGTQGFTELVAGGV
- the msrA gene encoding peptide-methionine (S)-S-oxide reductase MsrA, producing the protein MRRNARFLLPLLGLVLFSSLARAEEPTQATPPAPAGLAKATFAGGCFWCMQGPYDAVPGVVSTTVGYTGGKKAGATYHEVGAGGTGHREAIEVVFDPKKVSYEKLLDVFWHNVDPTYAGGQFCDSGFSYTTAIFVHDDAQRAAAEASMKALEASKVLKAPIVTEIVKAGPFWKAEEYHQSYYKKNPVRYNFYRSGCGRDSRLKQLWGDKAGSH
- a CDS encoding NUDIX hydrolase, producing the protein MYELPVFCTQCARKLESKELGPGRSVPVCPACGAVHWIDPKVAAGVLIVRDERVLLVKRAIEPGYGKWTFPGGHVDRGETVEEAALRETLEECGAIADLDGLLGLFSYPGRPVVVAVYRGLLAPGSREPHAGDETLEVGWFTPEEAAGLDLAFQSVADALTKLFLRPYVL